The DNA sequence TGACTTCCTTGATCGGAAGTCCGCCAAAGCCAACCACTTTTTAATTTTTTAGCGCATCCCTATGGGATGGCTGTGATCCTACATATGAAAGCCGTCCCTTTTGCTTACATCGAAGCCATCTTGGCAGCGATGTTGATGTCCACCGTCCCCGTGGTCATTCGAGGTATCGAGGCAGACGCCTGGGTCATCGGTATGTTTCGCCTAGTTTTTTCCACCCTGATCGTGGGCACCGTGGCGCTACGGGCGAAGAAGTTCATTCAGCTCAATCGCAAACAATGGGGCGGGCTGATATTTATAGGTATTTCATTCGGACTGCACTGGATGGGTTTCTTTTGGAGTATCAAGCTTGCCAGCGCGCAGATGGGCATGATCTCAGTCTCGACCTACGGGATTTGGGTGATGATCCTCGGAGCACTTTTTCTCGGGCACCGCATGACGCGATTTCACCTAGTCGGCCTGAGTATGGCTATCGCAGGAACCGTCCTAACCGGTGGAAGCATCGACTTTAATGCCTTGGGCCCCTACGCGCTCTGCGGCTTTATCAGCGGCGTCGCTTCAGCCTTTTTCTACGCGATCTTACCGATTTTCCACCAGCGCATGACCGCCGTGCCCATGTCACAACGCACGCTGGCTCAATATGGTTGGGCGATCCTGATCTTCTTGCCCACCGCCCCTCTCGGCGATTGGAACCTCTCTGCCGGGAGCATTTTGGGTCTCATCTATCTAACTATTTTCGGCACTGTGATCAGCCATACACTGTGGATCAAAGCTACCAGCGCCCTTCCCACGACGGTTTCAGGTATCCTATACTACTTCTACGTGCCTACGGGCTGCGTCGTGAGCTACCTGACCCTGGGAGAAAAACTAACCACCGGTCAGATCGTAGGCGCAGTGTTGATTGTAGTTGGCTCAATCGTTGGAATCGTTGGACCCAATTTCCGGAAAAGCACCGGCCGGCCCGACCCGCAATAGCCCCTATTTTCCCTGCTTCTCTAGCTTACCGAGAATCCCCACGATAAAACTTTCGGAGTAACCAGCTAAGAAGCACCAAACAAACAACTGCCCCAAGTCAGTAACGGTAGCCGGGCGCAATTTAAATACTGTCTGCATCGTCAACAACTGCCCAGAAGCATCAGGGCGGTCGAAAGACGGAAAAAGATTCGTGGCGATGAGCCCTTCCCCATCCACGCCAGTCAGAATACCCGACATAAAAAGCAAATAAGCCACCCCGGCCATAAACGCACCGTATAAACCGGGCTGTAATACAGCGACCCAACCACGGCTCAAACGCAACAAACCCTCCGCATCTACCTTCGGCACACGCCGCACCAAAGCTAGCAATGCCCCGAGTCCGCCAACCAGGAGGCACAGAGGCGTTGCCCCCAATTTCTCGGGATTAGAAAGACTGGCTAAAACAAGACCCAAGATGATGATGAGCAATCCAGACTGAATCCAAAATAACCGATTCATGATCTGGCTCTGCAACTGCACTCGGTGCTCAGAGGTCATCGCATCCATCACCGCACGTTGAGGATAGGAACCGAAGCCGGCAATACATGACTTTCACTTTTCTCGCCGGCGAGAATCCGCTCATCTCAATAGAGATTCGACAAGCAGCACTCTTTGGCCTCATTCATCATCATGGACTCAGAGTCAGCGCGCGCCGTAGTCGATACCTGGATGGAAATCTTGGGCTACACCGGGCCATACTTCATGACCGAGTTACCAGGTGGATTTTCCGGCGATATATTGTGGCTGGCAGAATCACCAAAAGATGCCTTCGAGCCTTTTGTAGCACGATTCTTCCCGATGTCGCGAGCAGGGCGTTTTCAAAACGTATATAAGACTTTAGAGATCTGCCAAGCCGCACAATTTCCGGCAAACTGTCCCATGATGCTCGATCTTCCCGAGAAGATAGAAGAGGAAGATGCCGCCCGTGTCTGGGGAGGTATGGCCTACAGCTATATTCGCGGACATTCGCTTGGGCGGACACTGCTTCAGCATAATTCTGAGACTGCTTACGCGCTCGGCCAAGAAGCTGGAAAGCTACTCTACCGTTTTCACAGCCTCGACATTCCCTGTCGCCCTCGCGCAGATGTCGTGAGAAAAACCATCCTCAAATATGAACGCTCTCAGGAAGCGCTCTACCGCTTGGGGATTTCGTTCGCCGGCCAAGATCAAATCGAACCCTTCATCGAGGAATCCTTGCCTAAAATGACAAGCTGGCCCGTGACGCGCGTCCATGACGACTTCCACCCCCGCAACCTGATCGAGAAACAAACGCGCATTCAGGGCGTCATCGATTTTGATCGGATGGATGACGACGATCCCATCCAAGACCTGCGGAAAATACCTTGGTTTACCCTTCCTCTGAGCGCAGAATTCGCTTCGGCTCAATTTCAGACCTATGCTGAAGTCGCCCAAGCCCCAGACCTGTGGCAGCGCTACAATCTCTATGTTGCGATGAGCATCTCGGCATCACTGGTCTGGATGGCAGGCCGCGAAGATCGCGCAGGCTTAACCCGCTTTCAGCAACAGATCATGGAAATCGTCAATACTCACGACTTCCACGACGGCGGCCCACCGAGTTGGTTTCAAGAAAGCCATTAGAGTTAAATCCAAATTATTAATAAGGCCTGTTGGTAAAACTCATCTCGGGCCTCTCAACCGATAATCTACAGCCGGCTCGGCGAGCTGGCGCCACCACACAACCACCTTTCGTAGGGTGATCGCGACAGCGATTGCCCCAAGGCGGATGGACACCACAGCCGGACCAACGTAGCTTAAACGAGTCCCGTCCTACTGATAATCCGCGGGTTTAAAGATGCGGAAAGTCGTGGGCTCTGTGTCGACTGCTGAGAGCGCGGTGAGTGCAACGACAGCGCGGGACATGGCCGATTCGTTGGTCTTGTGCGTGGTCAATACGATCGAGGCAAAGGGTTCGCCCGTAATCTCAGTCTGGCGCACGGAAGCAATGCTGATTTCGTGCTCAGAAAGGACTTTGGCTACTTCGGAGAGGGTGCCGACCTCATCTTGGACGCGGATACGACAATAGAAAGCTGTCTCAATATGTTCAGGTGCAGCCAGCTGAACTTCCTCCTGAATGTCCAGGCCCGTATCGTCCTTGGTATCGAGCGAACTCGAACGTCGTGCCAGCGCGATCACGGCATCGGCGATGTCGCCAATAACAGACGAAGAGGTCGCGTCTTGGCCAGCTCCTCGGCCAATGAGAACCGTCGTGCCCACTACGTCGCCCGTAATACTCACACCATTGTAGACCTCATCGACATCGGCAATCACTTCGCCCTTTGCAATCAGACAAGGGACTACGCGAAGCCAAAGCGCATTGGTCTCAAAATTCCGCGAGATAATGCCGAGGAGTTTTATCTTATAGCCGAGGCGGTTGGCCATATGGATGTCTTCAGCAGTGATCTTACGAATGCCTTCAACAACGGCCTCGCCATCGAGATCGAGCCAGCGTCCATGAGCTAGGTAAGCCAGAATGACGGCCTTATGGGCCGCATCGATTCCATCGAGATCCAGTGACTCGTCAGCTTCGACGTAGCCGAGATCTCTCGCATCTTGAAGGGTTTCCTCAAAGGCGAGCCCCTCACGCGCCATCCGTGTCAGGATGTAGTTTGAGGTGCCATTCAGGATTCCGAAAATCAGTTTGAAGCGGTTGGCCACAAGGCCTTCTTGCAGAGCTTTAATCACCGGAATTCCCCCAGCGACACTGGCTTCAAAGAAAAAGGGTGCGCCATTCTCACGCGATACCTGGAAAAGCTCCTTACCGTAGTCACAAATCAAGGCTTTGTTAGCAGAGACCACTGCTTTACCGTTTTTGAACGCGGCTAGGGTGAGGTCGCGGGCAAGGTCAGTCCCCCCCATCAACTCACAAACAATATCAATGTCTGGATCGTTGACGATACTCTCCAAGTCGGTGGTGATGCATGAAGGATCGATTGCGATATCGCGGGGTTTGTTGATGTTGCGGACACCAGCGCGGGTAATCTCGAGACGCACACCAAGTCGAGCCTCAAGGGCCTGACGGTTATTCTCGATATTCTTCCAAACGCCTTGGCCGACTGTGCCGAGGCCGAGGAGTCCGATGCGAATGACGGATGGATCGTTCATGAATTACGTAAAAAGCGATTTTCGGTGCCATTGAGCAGGCGCTTTATGTTGGCCTTGTGCCGCACCAAGATGAGTAGAGCAATCAGGCAAGAAAACGCGATGTAAGACC is a window from the Opitutales bacterium genome containing:
- a CDS encoding EamA family transporter, coding for MAVILHMKAVPFAYIEAILAAMLMSTVPVVIRGIEADAWVIGMFRLVFSTLIVGTVALRAKKFIQLNRKQWGGLIFIGISFGLHWMGFFWSIKLASAQMGMISVSTYGIWVMILGALFLGHRMTRFHLVGLSMAIAGTVLTGGSIDFNALGPYALCGFISGVASAFFYAILPIFHQRMTAVPMSQRTLAQYGWAILIFLPTAPLGDWNLSAGSILGLIYLTIFGTVISHTLWIKATSALPTTVSGILYYFYVPTGCVVSYLTLGEKLTTGQIVGAVLIVVGSIVGIVGPNFRKSTGRPDPQ
- a CDS encoding aminoglycoside phosphotransferase family protein — encoded protein: MDSESARAVVDTWMEILGYTGPYFMTELPGGFSGDILWLAESPKDAFEPFVARFFPMSRAGRFQNVYKTLEICQAAQFPANCPMMLDLPEKIEEEDAARVWGGMAYSYIRGHSLGRTLLQHNSETAYALGQEAGKLLYRFHSLDIPCRPRADVVRKTILKYERSQEALYRLGISFAGQDQIEPFIEESLPKMTSWPVTRVHDDFHPRNLIEKQTRIQGVIDFDRMDDDDPIQDLRKIPWFTLPLSAEFASAQFQTYAEVAQAPDLWQRYNLYVAMSISASLVWMAGREDRAGLTRFQQQIMEIVNTHDFHDGGPPSWFQESH
- a CDS encoding homoserine dehydrogenase → MNDPSVIRIGLLGLGTVGQGVWKNIENNRQALEARLGVRLEITRAGVRNINKPRDIAIDPSCITTDLESIVNDPDIDIVCELMGGTDLARDLTLAAFKNGKAVVSANKALICDYGKELFQVSRENGAPFFFEASVAGGIPVIKALQEGLVANRFKLIFGILNGTSNYILTRMAREGLAFEETLQDARDLGYVEADESLDLDGIDAAHKAVILAYLAHGRWLDLDGEAVVEGIRKITAEDIHMANRLGYKIKLLGIISRNFETNALWLRVVPCLIAKGEVIADVDEVYNGVSITGDVVGTTVLIGRGAGQDATSSSVIGDIADAVIALARRSSSLDTKDDTGLDIQEEVQLAAPEHIETAFYCRIRVQDEVGTLSEVAKVLSEHEISIASVRQTEITGEPFASIVLTTHKTNESAMSRAVVALTALSAVDTEPTTFRIFKPADYQ